In the genome of Oncorhynchus mykiss isolate Arlee chromosome 18, USDA_OmykA_1.1, whole genome shotgun sequence, one region contains:
- the LOC110495793 gene encoding xin actin-binding repeat-containing protein 2 isoform X1 yields the protein MEIQSGNGEELEVVSGESIVTPGSVSSSPYLSGPQADGTDDQVLREDLQAAKTIERFDIPLTSLKRMFEKPPGATNTEVRAVQSSTSRRAPASSYQLDQKSDPSPGENMASTQEPSLSAGSAGGTRSGRPEEREGVVSQRKGDGGAPTSEEPESVSLKERMAMYQAAVSKKEASSSSATVMEESEACSLPGGLASVKKQFESQEYASSSQSQTSVTQVHVEKRSVQEVSSSQEVTVRSSVREVIPTTQQVAYFHDQEVTHDQRVQQSNAASSYENHYDETVKVIGGEDLPKVSTQALKQQYEKTIEQATPGKQIKIDLDYNQFQWAPVNQSSSAAASYESLSTVKQSSRASAATSYEISSTMRTGVVSSSTAASASSNIRTGAVSSSTAASASSNIRTGAVSSSTPALASSNMRTGVVSSSTAASVSSNIRTGAVSSSTPALASSNMRTGAVSSSTAASSNIRTMAVSSSTAASASSMDYETMEHFPPPPTELLPQEVPECCDSLPPQEQAGQQRYIFNKEQYSKQRNLNELKRLYKHMHPEVRRTMEKDYFTDVTEIEQSQLDSEDEMTGEVQQACYVFENSGGDECMSPEGDYLEWDEILKGEVQSMRWMFENKPLDTIKDDTPDEDDEVKNIAEQEIIAGSDVKYTAWMFETQPMDALRADTPESTVQTGKLTELARGDVRTATYLFETQPLDCLNKFYQEDEQALEVVFTKDITGGDVKTARYLFETQHLDSLSHTETIEESHFLNLKSELEEIKGEVKTTTRMFETQPMCVIRGDSGNILEITAIRREEMEKGDVKTSRWLFETQPLDMINKDPAKVKLICGVSMEDNSQGGVNRGRWLFETKTLDSIKDEEWQSIRQKEEIIGADVRKHCLVFETQQMDTLKDNANARPLPSEEIVGGDVRSAKHLFETVPIENLKDLAEVGKLQKMVASEEEKGDVRHQKWVFESQPLENIREEKKEMTRTINLEELDKGDVTNHKERFETLDLSRCEGAQRIQVEGVTSGSVKSNKVIFESTPMYAMQDSEGHYHEVKTVRREEIVKGDVRSCRWMFETHPIDEFEESINKFQIIKGISKEEIESGDVKTAKWLFETQPLDGIKHFSNTEEDETKTKESVEIEKGDVKTCRWLFETQPMDNLYEKADKVRNETEVEEVNKGDVKTCTWLFETQNLDNICDHSESESETVLKTCTVKQEDVQGKDVHHARFLFETENLENLTGEESGAFRRVTKIDVQSGDVSRMKFLFQNRSSDIMTSTSAETMHKLKTLTAEEIQKGNVVNNMWLFENQPIDTICEVTEGAKDTRTVTDVLGGNVGQGRFVFETYSLDKIQEESTETEMSKLQGITRDDIEKGDVKSYTMMFENQPLYAICDKEGHYHEVTTMTKEEIMSGDVVGARWLFETKPLDSIRDTDDVYVIKSVTEEDVQKGDVSTARWRFETQPLDEIAEDMKVLTKTVEDIQGGDVKTNKHLFETDELSQKYVRTVSVSEIQKGDVRTASWMFETHSIDKIHGEGSEYDEMETVTKEEVMKGDVKQSVWLFEKQPLDSIKESDGTETVVTREEIPQADVKTTTWLFETTPLTKFNENSVERTEIMGKSIKETLEELYCQKMVDSQGILIETDEIGDVRMAKYRLLNQDAPEIQKEEVIRGDLNNIMMNLLNRREMTEKGIVIDQDERGNINTTVKQLFNQEKGFNVEKEEILRGDIQEAINNLLKEEGSSKRGILIQEDEKGDVRMTIYSLLNKEDGGGIEKEDIIKGNVSRTLHSLLSNPGSEESKRIRVEDTERGNVSFYSTCIESGALDYLKQLQFEPNEEQEQAQKERIIGGDVMETKMTLRKNQQQIERTVAEDDIVPGDVNNTVKVFMMEPALLLDNLQKEEIVKGDLRAALDSLTKTISKRVVIEKEEVVKGDLHTTLRSLEEAQNQAKEMEKPEIVRGDIRGALQSLEKSATTKTEVIVEDLVPGDIKGTLKSLEEAKQAVKEMEKEEIVKGDIHIALKGLHEASSEKKLYQHQVSEQGDVRGTIQLLLEPSTSPRMQRRGSTEGDVKTSIKCLYEGQGQDQDEEQSQMEKEEVIKGDVKGAIKNLMQRKEYSNRKVRKYPPRKAPRAHVKNPLPTQQVMDHEYSDVAKNENVTVNLAPAVKNLSQSQSSKSQDTTQKHTETYTENKSVKSSKTLTQEEHSMTTQVQTVNILEDSQQEHVKEQTEVKEQTQSVKQKMQPPPKHMIIKKKNLTNQMTDNTSINQMTEIKAANQRTVNKAANQMTGNKAGNQMIVNKSANHMTENKAANQMIVNKSANHMSENKASNQMSVNKSANHITENKAGNQMIVNKSANHMTENKAVSDINVTKETHRETQVSDMNVTTQVKTVNMSESSQQTHVKKQAVKQRIPPPPKPIFIKKKNMTNQMTDNTSTNQITENEAASDIHVMKETQSTSQTNIVSKQTQETKTMKRLQTTVTEHKTVSQKHNVKNLNTNFRNLDVKRKGMIKKGTPEIHFPPPPTSPPPPSESEMSLPPPPSPVAGSPMSLSCHSPMFPTSRPLIMRQDSDLPPPPPPPPAECGEPDFFPSPPPPPSEAGQDFLPPPPSQQELNSMPHQVPTPPPGKPFKARPLFKIPKSEPPKKPILVKPKWQKKQAVPPPPPPPPQPMTVQTEHKEEAVVKEVKSEIGCKQVETTNTTNTQVQSDFTVSMTKITSPIPVAKPPQEELPRPPKKVFIPPIKIPPPAEPVPVAKPKPYASKFKTPLMLAEERYRVQREEAERNKSQDTTPATSRVTSPTSPPTTMMQMMGSTNVASEQHSVAHKTEQSKVTSEVTQAEETQFKSKVCISSQEPPMKKAPSHIPLSKPLISVGEKTSTSGSGNISSNKKHITTDQSSMVSFGKELASSVASRKHQAVSTGEHQSVSVPAAHPHHESHIKVHSGANVISSSIAEQQSGMNASSRSIISTQSIVQENVHLQSQSAVTYEAAEENNTDASLTQKVKKNPSQPTKIKIPKVTPNFKVRTVKLPTEKKEEKSEVVEKEQRAVTGMETISKSETRVVQESTQTATSSSAKKEVKVATNVIQEKAEEVEKTAAAKETKLEIQRTTKAKQKGIKVPFPKEPKLVPMPVAQAPGHCHISVSHSQQSMQEQHIQKQEQVIVNERVVQQSFQKQEQQVRTQKQQVESFQQQGEVSKMQHHQERSKAESTAVSVNIAGKAAAQTEAAQSMAESSAQSVESTDSEKCVMVQKLLFNIKQLHPGKMDSNSVRTILSGVPVWLMRAEEKRDLTQVAVQQNKKKLTEIIFHVRNLAQAKLVNLEGQMAAMAKQDREPAPASSPAPPPAPASENKGFGGATAKISKTSIGSSRVETHKKVVEEKKISHESKKPELTEVKGPDPRVPSPMLATRTPSPTFISIESVRRTDSPLMVTPSPPPSYMSGATPTPPPPPPRTPTSRFCRATPSPTLSSSEKLAKLKDTTAKLSRGMTPPTPMPEFLTTEQASDREDSPALIEPEIHMQTQEMETGTTTPDVADMVDSMMTVRDKKFFFEEAQKAEVSRTYMRKDPIEIPERLGPEDLEEVPEGVNIDIMKEDLPRLDLSKLVNQFESPQPKLFIRKDPMIITDRLGSDTEDPEADPKTPNTDETPAFNIKAIKNAFDLGDHNALKEVREKQEERERRESESAEPTGHSETKSVTEEFSGMDEFGNITSGVRSETSMHSESHMSRPLPPSYADVVKGTVEEMAVPVKAATEDVLKSFNQSWAETESVFQNLGFSVSEQRTSQIVTHQQETVVTEDSSSRVRTVHGVSEEGVSDGVSGRRQTQFP from the exons CTGCGGGCAGCGCGGGTGGAACCAGGTCAGGACGTCCTGAGGAAAGGGAAGGGGTGGTGAGTCAGAGGAAAGGAGACGGAGGAGCGCCCACCAGCGAGGAGCCGGAGTCCGTGTCACTAAAGGAACGTATGGCCATGTATCAAGCTGCCGTGTCCAAGAAGGAGGCCAGCAGCTCATCCGCCACG GTTATGGAGGAGTCTGAAGCCTGTTCTCTGCCAGGGGGTCTGGCCAGCGTGAAGAAACAGTTTGAGAGCCAGGAGTACGCCTCATCCTCCCAGTCCCAGACCAGCGTTACTCAGGTCCACGTAGAAAAGAGATCCGTGCAG GAGGTGTCCAGCTCACAGGAGGTGACAGTGAGGAGCAGTGTCAGAGAGGTCATTCCCACCACTCAGCAAGTGGCCTACTTCCATGACCAGGAG GTGACTCATGATCAAAGAGTTCAACAAAGCAACGCGGCCTCCAGTTATGAAAACCATTATGATGAAACAG TTAAGGTCATAGGAGGAGAGGACTTACCAAAGGTCTCCACTCAGGCTTTGAAGCAGCAGTATGAGAAGACGATCGAACAGGCCACGCCGGGCAAGCAAATTAAG ATTGATCTGGATTATAACCAGTTTCAATGGGCACCGGTAAACCAGTCCTCCTCAGCAGCAGCTAGCTATGAAAGTTTGTCCACTGTGAAACAGTCATCCAGGGCTTCAGCAGCAACGAGCTATGAAATCTCATCCACTATGAGGACAGGGGTTGTCTCTTCATCTACCGCTGCCTCAGCCTCATCCAATATCAGGACAGGGGCTGTCTCTTCATCTACCGCTGCCTCAGCCTCATCCAATATCAGGACAGGGGCTGTCTCTTCCTCTACCCCTGCCTTAGCCTCATCCAATATGAGGACAGGGGTTGTCTCTTCATCTACcgctgcctcagtctcatccaatATCAGGACAGGGGCTGTCTCTTCCTCTACCCCTGCCTTAGCCTCATCCAATATGAGGACAGGGGCTGTCTCTTCCTCTACCGCTGCCTCATCCAATATCAGGACAATGGCTGTCTCTTCCTCTACCGCTGCCTCAGCCTCATCCATGGATTATGAGACCATGGAGCACTTCCCTCCTCCACCCACTGAACTACTGCCCCAGGAGGTCCCTGAGTGCTGTGACTCTCTCCCGCCTCAGGAGCAGGCTGGCCAACAGAGATACATCTTCAACAAAGAGCAGTACTCCAAGCAGAGGAACCTCAATGAGCTGAAGCGCCTGTACAAGCACATGCACCCAGAGGTTCGGAGGACCATGGAGAAGGATTACTTCACCGACGTCACGGAGATCGAGCAGTCACAGCTGGATAGTGAAGATGAGATGACCGGGGAAGTCCAGCAGGCTTGTTATGTGTTTGAGAACAGTGGTGGGGATGAATGTATGAGCCCTGAGGGAGATTACCTGGAGTGGGATGAGATCCTTAAAGGGGAGGTGCAGTCCATGCGCTGGATGTTTGAGAATAAGCCGCTGGATACCATTAAAGATGACACCCCAGATGAGGATGATGAAGTGAAGAACATTGCTGAGCAGGAAATCATTGCAGGAAGTGATGTCAAATACACAGCATGGATGTTTGAGACCCAGCCCATGGATGCGCTGCGTGCAGACACCCCAGAATCCACTGTACAGACAGGAAAATTGACCGAGCTAGCGAGAGGAGATGTACGAACAGCCACCTATCTTTTCGAGACCCAGCCACTGGATTGTCTGAATAAATTCTACCAGGAGGATGAGCAAGCCTTGGAGGTTGTCTTCACTAAAGATATCACAGGAGGGGACGTGAAAACGGCCAGGTATCTGTTTGAAACTCAACACTTGGATTCCCTCAGCCACACAGAGACCATTGAGGAGAGCCACTTCTTGAACCTGAAGTCAGAGCTTGAGGAGATCAAAGGGGAAGTGAAGACAACCACACGGATGTTTGAGACCCAGCCCATGTGTGTCATCAGGGGCGACTCTGGAAATATACTGGAGATCACCGCCATCCgcagggaggagatggagaaaggagaCGTGAAGACCTCCCGCTGGCTCTTTGAGACCCAGCCTCTGGACATGATCAACAAAGACCCTGCCAAGGTGAAGCTGATCTGTGGAGTCTCCATGGAGGACAACTCCCAGGGAGGCGTGAACCGGGGGAGGTGGCTGTTCGAGACAAAGACACTGGACTCCATTAAAGACGAGGAATGGCAAAGCATCCGGCAAAAGGAGGAGATTATTGGAGCAGATGTGCGGAAGCACTGCTTGGTTTTCGAGACACAGCAGATGGATACTCTGAAAGACAATGCCAATGCCAGACCTTTACCCTCAGAGGAGATTGTAGGAGGTGATGTCCGATCAGCAAAACATCTGTTCGAGACAGTGCCAATAGAGAACCTGAAGGATCTGGCTGAAGTAGGGAAACTTCAGAAGATGGTCGCGTCCGAGGAGGAGAAGGGTGATGTTAGACATCAGAAGTGGGTTTTTGAAAGTCAACCACTTGAAAACAtaagggaggagaagaaggaaaTGACACGCACTATAAACCTTGAAGAACTTGATAAGGGCGACGTCACAAATCACAAGGAAAGATTTGAAACCTTGGATTTAAGCAGATGTGAGGGGGCACAGAGAATCCAAGTTGAAGGTGTTACTAGTGGGTCTGTGAAATCAAACAAAGTTATTTTTGAATCCACCCCGATGTATGCCATGCAAGACAGCGAGGGACACTACCACGAGGTGAAAACCGTGCGACGTGAGGAGATAGTAAAAGGAGATGTTCGCAGCTGCAGGTGGATGTTTGAAACACATCCTATCGATGAGTTTGAGGAAAGTATCAATAAATTCCAGATTATAAAAGGTATATCAAAGGAGGAGATTGAATCGGGCGATGTCAAGACTGCCAAGTGGTTATTTGAAACTCAACCCCTCGATGGTATTAAACATTTTAGCAACACTGAAGAAGATGAAACTAAGACAAAGGAGAGTGTTGAAATTGAGAAGGGTGATGTGAAAACCTGCAGGTGGCTGTTCGAGACTCAACCAATGGATAATCTGTATGAGAAAGCAGATAAGGTGAGGAATGAGACTGAGGTTGAGGAGGTCAACAAAGGGGACGTCAAAACATGCACATGGCTCTTTGAGACTCAGAACCTCGATAACATCTGTGACCATTCCGAGTCCGAATCGGAGACCGTTCTCAAAACCTGCACTGTCAAACAAGAGGACGTCCAAGGCAAAGATGTGCATCACGCTCGCTTCCTCTTTGAGACAGAGAACCTGGAGAACCTcacaggggaggagagtggtgcCTTCAGGAGGGTGACTAAGATTGATGTCCAGTCTGGAGATGTGTCTAGGATGAAGTTTCTCTTCCAGAATAGGTCTTCAGACATCATGACCTCAACCTCAGCTGAAACGATGCATAAGCTGAAGACCCTTACGGCGGAGGAAATTCAGAAAGGAAATGTAGTGAACAACATGTGGCTTTTTGAAAACCAACCTATAGACACTATCTGTGAGGTTACAGAGGGAGCCAAGGACACTCGCACCGTAACCGATGTGCTGGGAGGAAACGTTGGTCAAGGACGCTTCGTTTTTGAGACTTACTCTCTCGATAAAATCCAAGAGGAGTCCACCGAGACTGAGATGTCAAAACTCCAGGGCATCACCAGGGATGATATAGAGAAAGGGGATGTGAAAAGCTACACCATGATGTTTGAAAATCAGCCACTGTATGCAATCTGTGACAAAGAGGGCCACTACCATGAAGTTACCACTATGACAAAGGAAGAAATCATGAGCGGAGATGTGGTGGGGGCACGGTGGTTATTTGAGACAAAACCTCTGGATTCAATAAGGGACACAGACGACGTCTATGTCATCAAATCTGTCACTGAGGAGGACGTCCAGAAAGGTGATgtcagcacggccaggtggaggTTCGAAACACAACCTCTTGATGAAATCGCTGAGGACATGAAAGTGTTGACTAAAACAGTTGAAGATATCCAGGGTGGTGATGTGAAGACAAACAAACACCTTTTTGAGACAGATGAACTGTCCCAGAAGTATGTTAGAACTGTTAGCGTGAGTGAGATCCAAAAAGGGGACGTCAGGACTGCCTCGTGGATGTTTGAAACACACAGCATAGATAAGATCCATGGCGAGGGCTCAGAATATGATGAAATGGAGACCGTGACAAAAGAAGAAGTGATGAAAGGAGATGTCAAACAGTCTGTGTGGCTCTTTGAAAAACAGCCGCTTGACAGCATTAAAGAGTCAGACGGAACAGAGACTGTTGTCACCCGGGAGGAGATCCCACAAGCAGATGtaaagacaacaacatggctTTTTGAAACCACTCCTTTAACCAAATTTAATGAGAACAGTGTAGAAAGAACTGAAATAATGGGGAAGAGCATCAAAGAGACCCTTGAAGAGCTGTATTGTCAGAAAATGGTTGACTCACAAGGGATTCTCATTGAGACGGATGAGATAGGAGATGTCAGAATGGCAAAATATAGACTCTTGAACCAAGATGCTCCAGAAATCCAGAAGGAGGAGGTGATCAGAGGGGATCTGAACAATATCATGATGAACCTCCTAAACAGACGAGAAATGACAGAGAAAGGGATAGTCATAGACCAGGACGAGAGaggcaacatcaacacaacagtaAAACAGCTATTCAACCAAGAAAAGGGATTCAATGTTGAGAAGGAGGAAATCCTCAGAGGCGACATTCAAGAGGCCATCAACAACCTATTGAAGGAGGAGGGCTCCTCAAAACGTGGAATTCTGATTCAAGAAGATGAAAAGGGAGATGTGCGAATGACTATATACTCCCTCCTCAATAAGGAAGACGGTGGTGGCATTGAGAAGGAGGATATCATCAAAGGCAATGTCAGTAGGACCCTTCACAGTCTCTTGTCCAACCCAGGGTCAGAGGAATCTAAAAGGATAAGGGTGGAAGACACAGAGAGGGGTAACGTTAGCTTTTACTCCACCTGTATTGAATCTGGGGCACTGGATTACCTCAAACAACTCCAGTTTGAACCTAATGAGGAACAAGAACAGGCGCAGAAGGAACGTATCATTGGCGGCGACGTTATGGAAACCAAAATGACACTAAGGAAGAATCAACAGCAGATTGAACGCACAGTAGCTGAGGACGATATTGTCCCTGGTGATGTCAACAACACAGTGAAGGTGTTCATGATGGAACCTGCTCTCTTGCTGGACAACCTGCAGAAAGAGGAAATTGTCAAGGGAGATCTGAGGGCGGCCCTGGACTCACTGACCAAAACTATTAGCAAGAGAGTTGTGATAGAGAAAGAGGAAGTGGTGAAAGGGGACCTGCACACCACTCTGAGGTCTTTGGAGGAGGCTCAAAACCAAGCCAAGGAAATGGAAAAGCCAGAAATTGTCCGAGGTGATATTCGAGGAGCCCTCCAATCATTAGAGAAGTCGGCGACCACCAAGACTGAGGTAATTGTTGAGGATTTAGTGCCCGGCGATATCAAAGGCACCTTGAAATCACTAGAAGAGGCTAAGCAGGCAGTGAAAGAGATGGAAAAGGAGGAGATTGTAAAGGGAGACATTCATATTGCGCTGAAGGGTTTGCATGAGGCCTCGAGTGAAAAAAAGCTTTACCAGCACCAAGTGAGTGAACAGGGGGACGTGAGAGGCACAATACAGCTGTTACTAGAACCATCCACATCCCCCCGAATGCAACGCAGGGGAAGCACTGAGGGAGATGTGAAGACCTCCATAAAATGCCTATACGAAGGGCAGGGGCAGGACCAGGATGAGGAGCAATCacagatggagaaggaggaggtgatAAAGGGAGATGTTAAAGGAGCCATAAAGAATCTGATGCAGAGAAAAGAATATTCAAATCGGAAAGTACGAAAGTATCCTCCCAGGAAAGCTCCTAGAGCTCATGTGAAAAATCCATTACCCACACAGCAAGTGATGGACCATGAATACTCAGATGTGGCTAAGAATGAGAACGTCACAGTCAATCTAGCTCCTGCTGTGAAAAACCTGTCTCAGAGTCAGAGCAGTAAATCACAGGACACCACACAAAAGCACACTGAGACATACACCGAGAACAAATCAGTGAAGAGTAGCAAGACCCTCACCCAAGAGGAACACTCTATGACAACACAGGTCCAAACAGTAAATATTTTGGAGGACTCACAGCAGGAACATGTAAAAGAACAGACTGAAGTTAAAGAACAGACACAGAGTGTAAAACAGAAAATGCAACCCCCTCCTAAGCACATGATCATAAAGAAGAAAAACCTGACCAATCAGATGACCGATAATACATCAATTAATCAGATGACAGAGATTAAAGCAGCCAATCAGAGGACTGTGAATAAAGCAGCCAATCAGATGACTGGGAATAAAGCAGGCAATCAGATGATTGTGAATAAATCAGCCaatcacatgactgagaataaaGCAGCCAATCAGATGATtgtaaataaatcagccaatcaCATGAGTGAGAATAAAGCATCCAATCAGATGAGTGTGAATAAATCAGCCAATCATATAACTGAGAATAAAGCAGGCAATCAGATGATTGTGAATAAATCAGCCAATCATATGACTGAGAATAAAGCAGTCTCAGACATAAATGTGACGAAAGAAACACATAGAGAAACACAAGTCTCAGACATGAACGTGACAACACAGGTCAAAACAGTCAATATGTCTGAGTCCTCACAGCAGACACATGTTAAAAAACAGGCTGTGAAACAGAGAATACCACCACCCCCTAAACCCATCTTCATAAAGAAGAAAAACATGACCAATCAGATGACTGACAATACATCAACGAATCAGATAACTGAGAATGAAGCAGCCTCAGACATACACGTGATGAAAGAAACACAAAGCACATCTCAAACTAATATTGTTTCAAAGCAAACACAGGAAACAAAAACAATGAAACGGTTGCAAACAACCGTGACAGAACATAAGACCGTTTCACAAAAACACAACGTCAAAAATCTGAATACAAATTTCCGGAACCTGGACGTGAAGAGAAAAGGTATGATAAAGAAAGGGACGCCTGAGATtcatttccctcctcctcccacgtCCCCGCCTCCACCCTCTGAGTCTGAGATGTCTCTTCCTCCCCCGCCCTCACCAGTGGCAGGCAGCCCAATGTCCCTGTCATGCCATAGCCCAATGTTTCCCACATCCCGTCCCCtgattatgagacaggacagtgaCCTTccgcctccacctcctccacccccaGCAGAATGCGGGGAGCCTGACTTTTTCCCTTCTCCGCCACCCCCACCCTCCGAGGCAGGGCAAGACTTTCTTCCTCCACCGCCCTCACAGCAAGAGCTAAACTCAATGCCACACCAAGTGCCTACACCACCACCTGGAAAGCCATTTAAAGCTAGGCCTTTATTCAAAATCCCAAAATCTGAGCCACCCAAGAAACCAATACTGGTCAAACCAAAATGGCAGAAAAAGCAAGCAGTACCACCAccgcctcctccacctcctcagccAATGACAGTTCAGACAGAACATAAAGAGGAAGCAGTAGTCAAGGAAGTCAAGAGTGAAATCGGTTGTAAACAGGTGGAAACTACAAATACTACCAACACACAGGTTCAATCTGATTTTACAGTGTCCATGACTAAAATCACTTCACCAATACCAGTGGCAAAACCACCACAGGAAGAGTTGCCACGACCACCTAAAAAGGTATTCATCCCTCCAATCAAAATACCCCCACCTGCAGAGCCTGTCCCAGTTGCAAAACCTAAACCGTATGCCAGTAAATTCAAAACCCCACTGATGCTTGCAGAGGAAAGGTATCGTGtgcagagagaggaggctgagagaaACAAGTCACAAGACACAACTCCTGCCACTTCACGAGTCACATCTCCCACCTCTCCTCCAACTACTATGATGCAAATGATGGGCTCAACCAATGTTGCAAGTGAACAACACTCAGTTGCACACAAAACAGAGCAGTCAAAAGTGACCTCAGAGGTAACACAGGCTGAGGAAACTCAGTTTAAAAGCAAAGTATGCATTTCATCACAAGAGCCGCCCATGAAGAAAGCTCCATCACATATCCCCCTGAGCAAACCTTTGATCTCAGTGGGGGAAAAGACATCAACCTCTGGATCTGGAAATATTTCCTCAAATAAGAAACATATTACCACTGATCAGTCCTCTATGGTCTCTTTTGGGAAAGAACTCGCCTCATCTGTTGCCTCCAGAAAACATCAGGCTGTTTCCACTGGCGAGCATCAGTCTGTTTCAGTCCCTGCTGCTCACCCTCACCATGAGTCCCACATTAAAGTCCATTCTGGCGCTAATGTGATTTCATCCTCAATAGCTGAGCAGCAGAGTGGTATGAATGCTAGCTCACGGTCTATCATCTCCACTCAGAGCATTGTCCAGGAAAATGTACATCTTCAATCCCAATCCGCCGTCACATACGAAGCAGCGGAGGAAAATAATACTGACGCCTCTCTCACACAGAAAGTGAAAAAAAATCCATCTCAGCCCACCAAAATCAAAATTCCAAAAGTGACACCAAATTTCAAGGTGAGAACTGTGAAGTTGCCGacagagaagaaggaggagaaaagCGAGGTGGTGGAAAAAGAGCAACGAGCAGTGACGGGTATGGAGACTATTTCTAAGAGTGAGACCAGAGTAGTTCAGGAGAGCACGCAGACGGCCACCAGTAGCTCAGCAAAAAAGGAAGTAAAGGTGGCGACGAATGTGATACAGGAGAAAGCTGAGGAGGTTGAAAAAACTGCAGCTGCCAAGGAAACAAAGCTGGAGATCCAAAGGACGACAAAGGCAAAGCAGAAAGGCATTAAAGTCCCTTTTCCCAAAGAGCCAAAGCTAGTTCCTATGCCAGTAGCTCAAGCTCCAGGGCACTGCCACATATCTGTCTCCCATAGTCAACAGAGCATGCAGGAACAGCACATTCAGAAGCAGGAGCAAGTGattgttaatgagagagtagttCAACAGAGCTTCCAGAAACAGGAACAGCAGGTTCGCACACAGAAGCAGCAGGTCGAGTCTTTCCAACAACAAGGAGAAGTAAGCAAAATGCAGCACCATCAGGAGAGGTCGAAGGCAGAGTCTACGGCTGTCTCCGTGAACATTGCAGGGAAGGCAGCAGCACAGACAGAAGCAGCTCAATCAATGGCGGAAAGCTCAGCTCAATCAGTGGAGAGCACAGATTCAGAGAAATGTGTAATGGTACAGAAGCTGCTATTTAACATTAAGCAGCTTCATCCAGGGAAAATGGATTCAAACTCAGTGAGGACAATACTTAGTGGGGTCCCTGTCTGGTTGATGAGGGCGGAGGAAAAGCGTGATTTAACACAGGTTGCTGTTCAGCAGAATAAGAAGAAGCTCACAGAGATCATTTTCCACGTGAGAAACCTAGCACAAGCAAAACTTGTAAACTTAGAAGGACAAATGGCAGCCATGGCAAAACAGGATAGAGAACCAGCACCTGCATCATCACCTGCACCACCACCTGCACCAGCATCTGAAAATAAAGGATTTGGAGGAGCAACAGCCAAGATATCTAAAACAAGCATTGGCTCATCAAGAGTCGAAACCCATAAGAAAGTGGTTGAGGAGAAGAAGATCTCTCATGAGAGCAAAAAGCCAGAGCTGACTGAAGTAAAAGGTCCTGATCCCAGAGTTCCCTCTCCTATGCTTGCAACGCGAACACCTTCACCTACCTTCATCAGCATTGAATCAGTGAGGAGAACAGACTCACCCCTCATGGTGACCCCCTCACCTCCTCCGTCATACATGTCTGGTGCCACCCCAAccccaccacctccccctccccgcaCCCCTACCTCTCGGTTCTGTAGGGCCACACCCTCTCCCACCTTGAGCAGCTCAGAGAAACTAGCCAAGTTGAAGGACACCACTGCGAAGCTCTCTAGGGGCATGACCCCTCCCACACCCATGCCTGAGTTTCTGACCACAGAGCAAGCCTCTGACAGAGAGGATTCCCCAGCGCTGATTGAACCTGAGATCCACATGCAGACACAGGAGATGGAGACTGGGACGACGACTCCGGATGTGGCTGATATGGTTGACTCCATGATGACTGTCAGAGACAAGAAGTTCTTCTTTGAGGAAGCTCAGAAGGCAGAGGTGAGCAGGACATACATGCGGAAGGACCCCATTGAAATCCCGGAGCGCCTGGGTCCAGAGGATCTAGAGGAAGTTCCTGAGGGTGTGAATATAGACATAATGAAAGAGGATCTCCCTAGGCTTGACCTGTCAAAGCTGGTCAATCAATTTGAATCACCACAACCAAAGCTGTTCATCAGAAAAGATCCCATGATCATCACAGATAGACTGGGAAGTGACACTGAAGATCCAGAGGCAGACCCCAAAACGCCAAACACTGATGAAACACCTGCCTTCAACATCAAGGCCATCAAGAATGCCTTTGACTTGGGTGATCATAATGCTCTCAaagaagtgagagagaaacaagaggagagagagaggagagaatcagAGTCTGCCGAACCGACGGGGCATTCCGAAACAAAGTCCGTCACTGAGGAGTTCTCTGGCATGGATGAATTTGGCAACATAACAAGCGGGGTGAGGAGCGAGACCAGCATGCACTCTGAGAGCCACATGTcccgccccctccctccctcctatgcCGACGTGGTGAAAGGGACGGTTGAAGAGATGGCAGTTCCTGTGAAGGCCGCCACAGAGGACGTACTGAAGAGCTTCAACCAGTCCTGGGCCGAAACAGAGAGTGTGTTCCAGAATCTGGGATTCAGTgtctcagaacagaggacatcACAGATCGTAACACACCAGCAGGAGACTGTCGTGACGG AAGATTCGAGTTCCAGAGTCCGAACTGTGCACGGTGTGTCGGAAGAGGGTGTATCCGATGGAGTGTCTGGTCGCAGACAAACACAATTTCCATAA